In the Candidatus Rhodoblastus alkanivorans genome, one interval contains:
- the hflC gene encoding protease modulator HflC, protein MSSPRLIALAAGLVVAVVLVLSSTFEVQQTQQALLLRFGAPVPQRGLVTDPGLHFKLPFIESVVYIDKRILDLESPKQEILASDNQRLEVDAFVRYRIADALKFYQTVGGVSRADNQLASVLNSSLRRVLGDATQTQIVREERHTLTAKIRDEVNTEAERFGISIVDARIRRVDLPQQISEKVFERMRTERQREAAEYRALGQQEAQQIRTAAQRDATVIVADAQQKADSMRGDGEAERARIFADAYSKDPDFFAFYRSMQAYDDALKTKGARFVISPHSEFFRFFDDPSGKTAKP, encoded by the coding sequence GTGAGTTCTCCCAGGCTGATTGCGCTGGCGGCGGGGCTGGTCGTCGCCGTCGTCCTCGTCCTTTCCTCGACCTTCGAGGTCCAACAGACCCAGCAGGCGCTGCTGCTGCGCTTCGGCGCGCCGGTGCCGCAGCGCGGCCTCGTCACCGATCCGGGGCTGCATTTCAAGCTGCCCTTCATCGAATCGGTGGTTTATATCGACAAGCGCATCCTCGATCTCGAATCGCCCAAGCAGGAGATTCTCGCCTCCGACAACCAGCGGCTCGAAGTGGACGCTTTCGTGCGCTACCGCATCGCCGACGCGCTGAAATTCTACCAGACGGTTGGCGGCGTCTCGCGCGCCGACAACCAACTCGCCTCCGTGCTCAATTCCTCCCTGCGCCGGGTGCTGGGCGACGCCACCCAGACTCAGATCGTGCGCGAGGAGCGCCATACGCTGACCGCGAAAATCCGCGACGAGGTCAATACCGAGGCGGAACGTTTCGGCATTTCGATCGTGGACGCCCGCATCCGCCGCGTGGACCTGCCGCAGCAGATCTCCGAAAAGGTGTTCGAGCGCATGCGCACCGAGCGCCAACGCGAGGCGGCCGAATATCGCGCGCTCGGTCAGCAGGAGGCGCAGCAGATCCGCACCGCCGCGCAGCGCGACGCCACCGTGATCGTCGCCGACGCCCAGCAGAAGGCCGATTCCATGCGCGGCGACGGCGAGGCGGAGCGCGCCCGCATTTTCGCCGACGCCTACAGCAAGGATCCGGATTTCTTCGCGTTCTACCGCTCGATGCAGGCTTATGACGACGCGCTGAAAACCAAGGGCGCGCGTTTCGTTATTTCGCCGCATTCGGAATTCTTCCGTTTCTTCGACGATCCTTCGGGCAAGACGGCCAAGCCGTGA
- the hflK gene encoding FtsH protease activity modulator HflK, which yields MPWSKPGGDQPPKPEGNDPSDGKRGARDEGRSPWGSGGGPGGGSNGGNPWGAPGGGKPSGGPDLEALVRGAQERLRNLTGGDFSPRILALIVAAVGALWLASGFYTVDPNQVGLNLVFGRYVGKTMPGLNYNWPEPLGSVIKLNVTDRNSIDIGALGRADQPGAVELPEESLMLTGDENIVDLKFRVIWQIDPAHPEYFAFNIKNQIETIKAVSESVMRDIVGRTQIQPLLTVARKVIEPEAQKAIQKVLDSYRAGVEVIQVQLLSVDPPPTVIAAFRDVTAAQQDRSRFVNEAQAEANSIVPNARGQSARILNAAEAYRTQTVAEARGQTARYLKVFGAYQKAPAVTRERLYLETMERVLGAGDKVILDRASGTTPILPLAPLDLGAKSETGGKP from the coding sequence ATGCCCTGGAGCAAACCAGGTGGCGACCAGCCGCCCAAGCCGGAGGGTAACGATCCTTCCGACGGAAAGCGCGGCGCGCGCGATGAGGGACGCAGCCCCTGGGGCTCCGGCGGGGGGCCGGGAGGCGGCTCCAACGGCGGCAATCCCTGGGGCGCGCCAGGCGGCGGAAAGCCCTCCGGCGGACCCGATCTCGAAGCCTTGGTGCGCGGGGCGCAGGAAAGGCTGCGCAACCTCACGGGGGGCGATTTTTCGCCGCGCATTCTGGCGCTGATCGTCGCCGCGGTCGGCGCGCTCTGGCTCGCCAGCGGTTTTTATACGGTCGATCCCAACCAGGTTGGGCTCAATCTCGTTTTCGGGCGCTATGTCGGCAAGACCATGCCGGGCCTGAACTATAATTGGCCCGAGCCGCTCGGATCGGTCATCAAACTCAACGTCACGGATCGCAACTCGATCGACATTGGCGCGCTGGGTCGCGCCGACCAGCCCGGCGCTGTCGAATTGCCGGAAGAAAGTCTGATGCTGACCGGCGACGAAAATATCGTCGACTTGAAATTCCGCGTGATCTGGCAGATCGACCCGGCCCATCCGGAATATTTCGCCTTCAACATCAAGAATCAGATCGAGACGATCAAGGCGGTTTCGGAAAGCGTCATGCGCGACATCGTCGGCCGCACCCAGATCCAGCCTCTGCTGACCGTGGCGCGCAAGGTGATCGAGCCCGAGGCGCAAAAGGCCATCCAGAAGGTGCTCGATTCCTACCGCGCCGGCGTGGAGGTCATTCAGGTGCAGCTGCTTTCGGTCGATCCGCCGCCCACCGTCATCGCGGCGTTCCGCGACGTAACGGCGGCGCAGCAGGATCGCAGCCGTTTCGTCAACGAGGCGCAGGCGGAGGCTAATTCGATCGTGCCGAACGCGCGCGGCCAGTCCGCCCGCATCCTCAACGCAGCCGAGGCCTATCGCACTCAGACGGTGGCCGAGGCGCGCGGCCAGACCGCGCGCTATCTCAAGGTGTTCGGCGCCTATCAGAAAGCGCCGGCGGTAACCCGCGAGCGGCTCTATCTCGAAACCATGGAGCGCGTGCTCGGCGCCGGCGACAAGGTCATCCTGGACCGCGCGTCCGGAACGACGCCGATCCTGCCGCTCGCGCCGCTCGATCTGGGCGCCAAATCCGAGACGGGAGGCAAGCCGTGA
- a CDS encoding dihydrofolate reductase, whose amino-acid sequence MSDEIALVVVAAVARNGALGRNNAIPWRAPTDLRRFRSITWGRPLVMGRKTYQSIGRPLPGRETVVPTRDPGFLAGARPEHLHFARDFDAALALAETLARAMGAREAILAGGAELFRLGLPRAQRLRLTFVDCAPEADVFFPEIDWSQWREERRERPQLAPEDEFGLEFGDYLRI is encoded by the coding sequence GTGAGCGATGAGATCGCGCTCGTCGTCGTCGCGGCGGTCGCGCGCAATGGCGCCTTGGGCCGGAACAACGCCATTCCTTGGCGCGCTCCGACCGATCTCAGACGATTCCGCAGCATTACCTGGGGGCGGCCGCTGGTCATGGGCCGCAAGACCTATCAGTCGATCGGCAGGCCGCTGCCGGGGCGTGAGACCGTCGTCCCGACCCGCGATCCGGGCTTCCTCGCCGGGGCGAGGCCGGAACATCTTCATTTCGCCCGCGATTTCGACGCCGCCTTGGCTTTGGCCGAAACGCTCGCCCGCGCGATGGGCGCGCGGGAGGCCATACTCGCCGGCGGCGCCGAGCTTTTCCGTCTCGGCCTGCCGCGCGCGCAGCGCCTGCGGCTGACATTCGTCGATTGCGCGCCCGAGGCCGACGTTTTCTTCCCCGAGATCGACTGGAGCCAATGGCGGGAGGAGCGGCGCGAGCGGCCGCAGCTCGCCCCGGAGGACGAATTCGGTCTGGAATTCGGCGATTACCTAAGGATTTGA
- a CDS encoding helix-turn-helix domain-containing protein: protein MSAVAGSKAEGSSGSNFGNLFVGASNDVDEQATLLRGWNQSYAQMSAGKFFGTVKEVQLRDSRLFTEFTGQTLLQYGVLPPDLIAIGLPLKMSGPACFCGMPDEPGALHVFSGGDGFEFYSPREMTMAGLVVPRAALEDMLFDGARDGVWAQFDFAHLARVDPAASAMIKDFIAGVLQIAEASPHLVLNGPIMNTLHNGLVSNVAALVESRADLAPDAAAPARRWAVVARARETIHSRPDEPISIAELCRVVGVSRRTLQYCFQDVLNVSPASFLRAVRLNGVRRMLRTATSVTEAAAYWGFWHFGHFSRDYAAMFGELPSQTHRRFNPRRKDG from the coding sequence ATGTCTGCGGTCGCCGGATCCAAAGCCGAAGGAAGCTCCGGGTCGAATTTCGGCAATTTGTTCGTCGGCGCCAGCAATGACGTCGACGAGCAGGCGACTCTCCTGCGCGGCTGGAACCAATCCTATGCGCAAATGTCGGCCGGAAAATTTTTCGGGACGGTGAAGGAAGTTCAGCTTCGCGACAGCCGGCTCTTCACCGAATTCACCGGACAGACTCTGCTCCAATACGGCGTTCTGCCGCCGGATTTGATCGCGATCGGCCTGCCCCTGAAAATGTCCGGTCCCGCGTGCTTTTGCGGCATGCCGGACGAGCCCGGGGCGCTGCACGTTTTTTCCGGCGGCGACGGCTTCGAATTCTATTCCCCGCGCGAAATGACCATGGCGGGCCTGGTGGTTCCGCGCGCGGCCCTGGAGGATATGCTCTTCGATGGCGCGCGCGACGGGGTTTGGGCGCAATTCGATTTCGCCCATCTGGCCCGGGTCGATCCCGCCGCCTCGGCCATGATAAAGGACTTCATCGCGGGCGTTCTCCAGATCGCCGAGGCTTCGCCGCATCTGGTTTTGAATGGCCCGATCATGAACACGCTTCATAACGGCCTGGTGTCCAATGTGGCGGCGCTGGTGGAATCGCGCGCCGATCTGGCCCCGGACGCCGCCGCGCCGGCGCGGCGCTGGGCCGTCGTCGCCCGGGCCCGAGAGACCATTCACAGCCGGCCCGACGAACCGATCAGCATAGCCGAATTGTGCCGCGTCGTCGGGGTCAGCCGGCGGACGCTGCAATATTGCTTTCAGGACGTGCTGAACGTCAGCCCGGCGAGTTTCCTGCGCGCCGTGCGTCTCAACGGCGTCCGCCGGATGCTGCGCACCGCGACGTCGGTAACCGAAGCGGCGGCCTATTGGGGCTTCTGGCATTTCGGCCATTTTTCACGTGATTACGCCGCGATGTTTGGTGAATTGCCCTCGCAGACACACCGACGATTCAACCCCCGGCGCAAGGACGGATGA
- the eutC gene encoding ethanolamine ammonia-lyase subunit EutC, with translation MSNPPVVPSAWRSLRQLTQARIALGRAGTSLPTSAHLDFQFDHARARDAVHRALDVQALRPGLADFGLDPVLVQSAAGDRATFLQRPDLGRRLDEPSRQALAKVAAGPSARRDVALVVVDGLSALAIERNVLPFLGALLPRLKAGGVSLAPATLVLQGRVALGDEIGDLLGAALAVVLIGERPGLSSPDSMGIYLTWSPRVGRNDADRNCISNVRPDGMSYETAANKLFYLIGEATRRRISGVLLKDETEMDGATIAAASPEVLATAEGAGAKSKM, from the coding sequence ATGAGCAATCCTCCCGTCGTTCCGAGCGCCTGGCGTTCGCTCCGGCAATTGACCCAGGCGCGCATCGCTTTGGGCCGCGCCGGTACGAGCCTGCCGACCTCCGCCCATCTCGATTTCCAGTTCGATCATGCGCGCGCCCGCGACGCGGTTCATCGCGCGCTCGACGTCCAGGCCCTGCGCCCCGGCCTTGCCGATTTCGGTCTCGATCCGGTTCTCGTCCAGAGCGCGGCCGGCGATCGCGCGACTTTTCTCCAGCGGCCCGACCTCGGCCGCCGGCTTGATGAGCCCTCGCGCCAGGCTCTGGCCAAAGTCGCGGCCGGGCCCAGTGCTCGTCGCGATGTCGCGCTGGTCGTGGTCGACGGTCTTTCGGCGCTGGCGATCGAAAGGAACGTCCTTCCATTCCTCGGCGCGCTTCTGCCGCGCCTGAAGGCGGGGGGGGTGAGCCTCGCGCCCGCGACGCTCGTGCTTCAGGGGCGCGTGGCGCTGGGCGATGAAATCGGCGATCTGCTCGGCGCGGCGCTCGCGGTTGTGCTGATCGGCGAGCGGCCGGGCCTCAGTTCGCCGGATTCGATGGGGATTTACCTGACCTGGTCTCCGCGCGTCGGCCGGAACGACGCCGACCGGAATTGCATTTCGAACGTCCGTCCCGACGGCATGAGCTATGAAACCGCGGCCAATAAATTGTTCTATCTGATCGGGGAGGCGACCCGCCGGCGGATCAGCGGCGTTCTGCTCAAGGACGAGACCGAAATGGACGGCGCGACCATCGCCGCCGCATCGCCCGAGGTTCTCGCCACGGCGGAAGGCGCCGGCGCGAAAAGCAAAATGTGA
- a CDS encoding ethanolamine ammonia-lyase subunit EutB gives MEITHSVRGETFRFGDLKSLLAKASPARSGDLLAGIAAADGAERAAAQMALADLPLKIFLQEQVVPYEEDEVTRLIVDEHDAKAFAPVSHLTVGDFRNWLLSDDADEAALRALAPGLTPEMAAAVSKIMRVQDLVLVAAKCRVVTRFRNTIGLAGRMSTRLQPNHPTDDPLGIAASVIDGLMYGNGDAVIGVNPASDSIPAVIKLVNMLNDVIARYEIPTQSCVLTHVTTSIEAIERGAPIDLVFQSIAGTEAANRSFGISLSVLREGYEAGLSLKRGTVGDNVMYFETGQGSALSANAHHGVDQQTCEARAYAVARKFDPFLVNTVVGFIGPEYLYDGKQIVRAGLEDHFCGKLLGVPMGCDICYTNHAEADQDDMDVLLTMLGAAGVNFIMGIPGSDDIMLNYQTTSFHDALYARKILGLKTAPEFEDWLLKVGIFQEGPQLRLADAVPRPIQQALAQLA, from the coding sequence ATGGAGATCACCCATTCCGTGCGGGGAGAAACTTTTCGCTTCGGCGATCTCAAGAGCCTCCTCGCCAAAGCCTCTCCCGCGCGTTCGGGAGACCTTCTCGCCGGGATCGCCGCGGCGGATGGCGCCGAACGCGCCGCGGCCCAGATGGCCCTCGCCGACCTGCCCCTGAAGATTTTTCTTCAGGAGCAGGTTGTCCCCTATGAGGAAGACGAGGTCACGCGCCTGATCGTCGATGAGCACGACGCCAAGGCCTTCGCGCCGGTCAGCCATCTGACCGTTGGCGATTTCCGCAACTGGCTGCTCTCCGACGACGCGGACGAGGCGGCGCTCAGGGCGCTGGCGCCGGGTTTGACGCCGGAAATGGCCGCGGCGGTTTCGAAGATCATGCGCGTGCAGGATCTCGTTCTGGTCGCCGCCAAATGCCGCGTCGTCACCCGTTTTCGCAACACGATCGGGCTCGCGGGGCGGATGTCGACCCGCCTTCAGCCCAATCATCCGACCGACGATCCGCTCGGCATCGCCGCCAGCGTGATCGACGGTCTGATGTATGGCAACGGCGACGCCGTCATCGGCGTCAATCCCGCCTCCGACAGCATTCCGGCGGTGATCAAACTGGTCAACATGCTGAACGACGTGATCGCGCGTTACGAGATTCCGACCCAGTCCTGCGTGTTGACGCATGTCACGACAAGCATCGAGGCGATCGAGCGCGGCGCGCCGATCGATCTGGTGTTTCAGTCCATCGCCGGGACCGAGGCCGCCAACAGGAGTTTCGGAATCAGCCTCTCGGTTTTGCGCGAGGGTTATGAGGCGGGCCTGTCGCTGAAGCGCGGCACGGTCGGCGACAATGTCATGTATTTCGAAACCGGGCAGGGCTCGGCGCTCTCGGCCAACGCCCATCATGGCGTGGACCAGCAGACCTGCGAGGCGCGCGCCTATGCGGTCGCGCGCAAGTTCGATCCCTTCCTGGTCAATACGGTGGTCGGCTTCATCGGGCCGGAATATCTCTACGATGGCAAGCAGATCGTCCGCGCCGGGCTGGAAGATCATTTCTGCGGCAAATTGCTTGGCGTTCCGATGGGATGCGACATTTGCTACACCAATCACGCCGAGGCCGATCAGGACGATATGGACGTCCTTTTGACCATGCTGGGCGCTGCCGGAGTGAATTTCATCATGGGCATTCCCGGTTCGGACGACATCATGCTGAATTACCAGACCACATCCTTCCACGACGCGCTTTACGCCCGGAAGATCCTTGGCCTGAAGACCGCGCCGGAATTCGAGGACTGGCTGTTGAAGGTGGGCATTTTCCAGGAGGGGCCGCAATTGCGCCTTGCCGACGCCGTGCCCAGGCCGATCCAGCAGGCCCTGGCGCAACTGGCCTGA
- the eat gene encoding ethanolamine permease — protein sequence MSSVEAGRHHGVVTHHELKQTLSTLQLWGIAVGLVISGEYFGWSYGWATAGTLGFLITSVFIAVMYTTFIFSFTELTTSIPHAGGPFAYARHAFGDFGGFVAGVATLVEFVFAPPAIALAIGAYLNVQFPALDPKIAASGAFLVFVALNIVGVQIAATFELFVTILAIIELLVFMGVVSPGFSVANFVKGGWSGHDAFSLSSIPGIFAAIPFAIWFFLAIEGVAMAAEEAKDPRRSIPIAYIAGILTLIVLAIGVMLFAGAAGDWTKLSNINDPLPKAMKFIVGENSNWLHMLVWIGLFGLIASFHGIIMGYSRQIFALARAGYLPPFLAKVHPRFKTPHRAIIAGGLVGLAAIFSDNIGSFGGQSLTANIVTMSVLGAIVMYIISMMSLFVLRRREPDMERPYKTPFYPVFPAIALISAVISLIAMVYYNQLVTGVFLACFGLAYVYYVATRRRREEAPLDVMLESPEELAEDLQAAAVPASTK from the coding sequence ATGTCGTCAGTCGAAGCAGGGCGCCACCATGGCGTCGTCACCCACCATGAATTGAAGCAAACCTTGAGTACGCTCCAGCTTTGGGGCATCGCCGTGGGTCTGGTCATTTCCGGCGAATATTTCGGCTGGAGCTATGGCTGGGCGACGGCGGGCACGCTCGGCTTTCTCATCACCTCCGTGTTCATCGCCGTGATGTACACGACCTTCATTTTCAGCTTTACCGAACTGACGACCTCCATTCCTCACGCGGGCGGTCCCTTCGCCTATGCCCGTCACGCCTTTGGCGATTTCGGCGGCTTTGTCGCCGGCGTCGCGACCCTGGTGGAATTCGTTTTCGCGCCCCCGGCCATCGCTTTGGCCATCGGCGCCTATCTCAACGTGCAATTTCCCGCGCTCGATCCCAAGATCGCGGCGTCTGGCGCTTTTCTGGTCTTCGTGGCCTTGAACATCGTCGGCGTGCAGATTGCGGCGACATTCGAATTGTTCGTGACCATTCTCGCGATCATCGAATTGCTGGTTTTCATGGGCGTCGTTTCGCCGGGCTTCTCGGTCGCCAATTTTGTCAAGGGCGGCTGGTCGGGCCATGACGCCTTCTCCCTGTCCTCCATTCCCGGCATTTTCGCCGCCATTCCCTTCGCCATCTGGTTCTTCCTGGCGATCGAAGGCGTGGCCATGGCCGCCGAGGAAGCCAAGGACCCCAGGCGCTCGATCCCGATCGCTTATATCGCCGGCATTCTGACGCTGATCGTGCTCGCCATCGGCGTGATGCTGTTCGCCGGCGCCGCGGGCGACTGGACCAAGCTGTCGAACATCAACGACCCCCTGCCCAAGGCGATGAAATTCATCGTCGGCGAAAACAGCAACTGGCTGCATATGCTGGTCTGGATCGGCCTGTTCGGCCTGATCGCCTCGTTCCATGGCATCATCATGGGCTATTCGCGCCAGATCTTCGCCTTGGCGCGCGCCGGCTATCTGCCGCCCTTCCTCGCCAAGGTGCATCCGCGCTTCAAGACCCCGCATCGCGCGATCATCGCGGGCGGTCTCGTCGGCCTCGCGGCGATCTTCAGCGACAATATCGGCAGTTTCGGCGGCCAGTCGTTGACGGCGAACATCGTGACCATGTCGGTGCTGGGCGCGATCGTCATGTATATCATCAGCATGATGTCGCTGTTCGTCCTGCGCCGCCGCGAGCCTGACATGGAGCGCCCCTACAAGACGCCCTTTTATCCCGTCTTCCCGGCGATCGCCCTCATCAGCGCCGTCATTTCACTGATCGCCATGGTCTATTACAATCAGCTCGTCACCGGCGTCTTCCTCGCCTGCTTCGGCCTCGCCTATGTCTATTACGTCGCGACGCGCCGCCGCCGCGAGGAGGCGCCGCTCGACGTGATGCTGGAATCGCCGGAAGAGCTCGCCGAGGACCTCCAGGCCGCCGCGGTTCCGGCGAGCACGAAATAA
- a CDS encoding DNA-3-methyladenine glycosylase 2 family protein, giving the protein MDIDHDACYRAICARDPRFDGRFFTGVRTTGIYCRPICPARTPRRENVVFFAAAAAAQEAGFRPCLRCRPETAPDLGAWRGTSNTVSRALALIELGALDDEPVERLAERVGVGERHLRRLFAQSLGASPVAVAQTRRILLAKQLIHETALPMTEVALASGFSSLRRFNETFQALYRQPPMALRRASAGEKAAAPGETTLLLRYKPPYDWPAMLGYFGPRMIAGVETIENGVYRRAIALQGEHGIVAVELAEADALKVRVRFPKLSVLPNIIARLRRVFDLAADPQAVALDLGKDATLAPLVAHRPGLRLPGAWDGFEMAARAILGQQVTVAGAARLAARLTERFGEKLRCADPVLTRVFPEPAALAEADLAGLGLTRARAESLKKLAAAAAVNPHLFSAALSLEEAQSALRALPGVGDWTAQYIAMRLLREPDAFPAADIGLRRALADRDGARPTPKTLLARAENWRPWRAYAAQHLWTAEGAMTAKSREFRR; this is encoded by the coding sequence ATGGATATCGACCACGACGCCTGCTATCGCGCCATTTGCGCGCGCGATCCGCGTTTCGACGGCCGCTTTTTCACCGGCGTCAGGACGACCGGGATTTATTGCCGCCCGATCTGCCCGGCGCGCACGCCGCGGCGCGAGAACGTCGTCTTTTTCGCCGCCGCCGCCGCGGCGCAGGAAGCAGGATTCCGGCCCTGTCTGCGCTGTCGTCCCGAAACCGCGCCGGACCTCGGCGCCTGGCGCGGGACGTCGAACACCGTGTCGCGGGCTCTGGCGCTGATCGAACTCGGCGCGCTCGACGACGAGCCGGTCGAAAGGCTGGCCGAGCGCGTGGGCGTCGGCGAGCGCCATCTGCGCCGCCTTTTTGCGCAAAGTCTCGGGGCCTCCCCCGTCGCCGTCGCCCAGACCCGTCGCATCCTGCTCGCCAAGCAATTGATACATGAAACCGCCTTGCCGATGACCGAGGTCGCGCTCGCCTCGGGTTTCAGCAGCCTGCGCCGCTTCAACGAGACTTTTCAGGCGCTTTATCGCCAGCCGCCCATGGCGCTGCGCCGCGCGAGCGCCGGCGAAAAGGCGGCGGCGCCGGGCGAGACCACGCTGCTGCTGCGCTACAAGCCGCCCTATGATTGGCCGGCCATGCTCGGCTATTTCGGTCCGCGCATGATCGCCGGCGTCGAAACGATCGAAAACGGTGTCTATCGGCGCGCGATCGCTTTGCAGGGCGAACATGGAATCGTCGCGGTCGAGCTGGCCGAGGCCGACGCGCTCAAGGTCCGCGTTCGTTTTCCGAAGCTTTCGGTCCTGCCCAATATCATCGCGCGGCTGCGGCGGGTTTTCGACCTTGCGGCCGATCCTCAAGCCGTCGCGCTCGATCTGGGCAAAGACGCGACTTTGGCGCCGCTCGTCGCCCATCGCCCCGGCTTGCGCCTGCCGGGGGCGTGGGACGGATTCGAAATGGCGGCGCGGGCGATCCTCGGCCAGCAGGTGACGGTCGCCGGCGCCGCGCGTCTGGCGGCGCGACTGACGGAACGATTCGGCGAAAAGCTGCGTTGCGCCGATCCCGTCCTGACCCGCGTCTTTCCCGAGCCGGCGGCTCTGGCCGAGGCCGACCTCGCCGGCCTGGGGCTGACGCGCGCCCGTGCCGAGAGCCTGAAAAAACTGGCGGCGGCGGCCGCCGTCAATCCGCATCTCTTCTCGGCGGCTTTGTCCCTGGAGGAAGCACAGTCGGCTTTGCGCGCGCTGCCCGGAGTCGGCGACTGGACGGCGCAATATATCGCCATGCGCCTGCTGCGTGAGCCCGACGCTTTTCCGGCGGCCGACATCGGCCTGCGCCGCGCGCTTGCCGATCGCGACGGCGCGCGGCCAACCCCGAAAACGCTTCTGGCGCGCGCGGAAAACTGGCGCCCGTGGCGCGCCTATGCGGCGCAACATCTATGGACCGCGGAAGGTGCAATGACGGCGAAATCACGTGAGTTTCGGCGATGA
- a CDS encoding methylated-DNA--[protein]-cysteine S-methyltransferase, translating to MTIDRLYLELVRTPTGAMRLVTDSDGALRRLDWAGEDGGLDPSTPRDRARIAPPAAASRARRALEAYFDGDIAAIEELAARPQGTEFQRQVWAALRKIPAGATASYGEIAAQIGQKNAARAVGMANNRNPIAIVIPCHRVIGANGALIGYGGGLERKLWLLRHEGAIL from the coding sequence ATGACCATAGATCGACTCTATCTCGAACTTGTGCGGACGCCGACTGGCGCAATGCGCCTCGTCACCGACAGCGATGGCGCCCTTCGCCGGCTCGATTGGGCGGGCGAGGACGGCGGCCTCGACCCTTCAACCCCGCGCGACCGGGCGCGGATCGCGCCGCCCGCCGCCGCCTCGCGCGCGCGCCGCGCGCTTGAAGCCTATTTTGACGGCGACATCGCGGCGATAGAGGAATTGGCGGCGCGGCCGCAGGGAACTGAGTTCCAGCGCCAGGTCTGGGCGGCTTTGCGCAAAATCCCGGCCGGCGCGACCGCGAGTTATGGCGAAATCGCCGCGCAAATCGGCCAGAAGAACGCAGCGCGAGCGGTGGGGATGGCCAACAACCGCAACCCGATCGCCATCGTCATCCCCTGCCATCGGGTGATCGGCGCCAATGGCGCGCTGATCGGCTATGGCGGCGGGCTGGAGCGAAAGCTTTGGCTGCTGCGCCACGAAGGCGCGATTTTATAG
- a CDS encoding cysteine rich repeat-containing protein, producing MNKLAFAVAILWTMILPARAQNPVEIYRIKSACGGDAAALCAGVKPGGGRMLACLQGQQAKMSAPCRANLPEAKKLKDGAEATGKLPK from the coding sequence ATGAACAAGCTTGCATTCGCCGTCGCCATCCTCTGGACGATGATCCTGCCCGCGCGGGCGCAAAATCCGGTCGAAATCTACCGCATCAAATCGGCCTGCGGCGGCGACGCGGCGGCGCTCTGCGCCGGGGTCAAACCCGGCGGCGGGCGGATGCTCGCCTGTCTCCAAGGCCAGCAGGCCAAAATGAGCGCGCCCTGCCGCGCCAACCTGCCGGAGGCGAAAAAATTGAAGGACGGCGCCGAGGCGACAGGCAAATTGCCGAAATGA